CATCCTCAGGGTGAAGAGAGATTGTTGTTTCAGTCCAGGGACACTGGGCATGTGGAGGGCAGGCACTGTCTTAGAAGCCCAGGTACACATTGTATCATGTTCTATAAAGCTGCCACCTCTTATTTTTGTCAATTAATCTCCAATTTGCTGcattgtgtgtgcgtgtgtgtatgtgtgtgaatgtttgtgtgtttgtgtgtctgtatATGAGTCATTGTGCATCCCCCACTTTATTTAGAATTTTGTAGAATGTTCTACTGATGCTCATAAGTGAGTTTCTTctctgtatattttatatattaagtgACATCTGGTTTCATTGGAATATCAAGTTCTATAGTCACGTTTAATGTTTGAAGGAAGCTTTCCAATTTATTGTCATGTGCAAAAACACATCTAGTGCCTGTATTTTGAAGAAAGAGCATTTGATGAAGCTCTATCAGCACTGGAATGGAGCCATGGACTTAGGACTTGGATACTTCTGGCTGTCAGTCATTATCTTTAGTTGCTGTTTTCTCCTGTTTTCAGTTGTTGTTGCACCAGATGGAGTTTTTCCAGTAAAAAtatagtttgctttttaaaaatctttgcctGAACAATTTTGTAGTTTTATTCTATGAATTTTTGTCTCTACTCTTTTGGGtacacatgattttttaaaatttattttccattAATCCTTTAATTTTCATGAACATTTGCAAAGGTAATATTTAATTGCACATTCTTTAAGTGTATAAAATGCTGTCATTTGAAATTTTggatttttccatatttatttcactgtttgAAAATATAAGTGTCAAGTGGAATATATACTTAAGGCCTGGGCCATATGTGAAAACTTGCGCACAAGAAGCCAGCCGGCTGAAGTCCAGCCTGTAGAGGGCGCCATCCCCTGTAGGGGCGTATGCACCCAGCACAGGGCCTCCCCTTCCCCTGCTTCCTGGGACCATGCTTTCTCACAGGAGTGCTCCAGAGGCCTctctttttctttagtttttattttctgcTCAGAAAGATTACGTGGGAAGACATTAGTTAAATCACAGAGACCACCCAGAGAAGAATCTGCATAAATCTATTCAGTGTGATGGTGGCTTCAGCCTCATTTCCTCCATCAGTGACAGTTGAGGGGTGACCAACAGCATTTGCTGAGGGCCCTTTCCTGGCACATGCATTATTGATATAGCTTTGCAGAGATACTGTGCTTGCTTGTTTCTAAACACTGGGGCATGAGCTTATCACTTGATCCCCTGGGTAAATTGAGAGGCCAAAAATAAGTGGTGACATTTAACAAGTAACCTGCATAGTCTCAAGTCACTGCTTAGAAACTTGCTTAGTGGAGATTTGGACAGTCAAGAATGTCTAGGCcagttttttttcatatatttgttgattgattgtatatcattttctgagaagtgtctgttcgggtccttggcccatttattgattgggttatttattttttcagtgcttagctgtttgacttccttatatatcctacagattagtgctctatctgatgtgtgaggggaaaaaatttgctcccaggatctaggtctctgttcacctcacagattgtttctttgctgagaagaaactttttagtttgattccatcccatttattgattcttggttttaattcttgtgctatagacatcttattaaggaagttgaggcctaatctcacttgatggatattagggtctactttttcttctattaattcctaggtccttgatccattattgagttaacttttgtgcatggtaagagatagaggtttaatttcattttttgcatatggatttccagttttcccagcaccatttgttgaagatgctatcttctcTCCAGTGAatattcttggcacctttgtctaatataagataattgtaattttgtgggttaatctctgtgtcctctattctgtatcattggtttaccagtctgttttggtgccagtaccatcctgtttttgttattgttgttctgtactatagtttaaggtctggtatagcaataacacctgcttcactcttcctgctaaagattgctttagctattctgggtctcttatatttccagatgaatttcatgatttcttttttttctatttctatgaggaatgccattgggattttgatcagaattgcattaaatatgtatagcgcttttggtagtatggttattTTGATAATAATAAGTATGCCTATCCaaaagcaaggtagatctttcatcttttaaggtcttctttgatttctctccttagggttctgtagtttttactgtataggtctttcacctctttcactaAGGTGATTCCCaagtgtcttatttttttttttttaggttattgtgaatggcgtggtattcctcatttccttctcagaggatttgtcactgatatacagaaatgcctttgatttatgggtgtttattttatatcctgctacttgtctgaattcatttactagttctagaagttttctggcacAGCCACATTTACTATTCAATTTCGCAATGAATCTCATTACTGGCAAAATTATTATGTGTTACTTATAATGAAAATGAATTAGAAAAACTTAAATATCGAGGCATCTTTTTATGAACTTATTTATTACAGTGTTTTACTTACAGTATTCAGTCTGAGTATGAAAAATGCTAGCAAGAAACATCATCTCGATAACGATTTCATGATGGTCTAATCCTTGAAGCTGAAGCATGGCCTCCAGCTGGATACCCCTGAGTGGGTGAATGGAGAAATGTGTGGAATATGGTCACAAAGAATGGTACTCAGGGTGAAAAATCGTGAAATGTTGTCGCTTGATGCTGGACACAGACTGGTGGAAGGGAGGTCATTGTGTGGAATAAAGTGGACCCAGAAAGCAGACACCACACACTCAAAATCATTTGTGAAAGTTGAAAAGCAGATCTGAGGGAAGAAGAGAACGGGGTGGTATCACTTAAGACACGGAAGGCCTGGGAAGGGAGGACAGAAAGAAGTGTCAGGGTGGCCACCCAGCCAGTGAGAAGAGGGGACTGGGCCCTGGACTTGCCTTAGGGCAGTGGGAAGCTACTGGAGAGAGCAGGTGGGGCGAGGTCTCAGAAGGACTGGAGAAGAGGAGGATTGCATGCCCAGCATACAGGAAGGCAAAGGTCTAAGGAGGTTGCTCAGTTTTGATCATCACACGTTTGGCAGGGAATCACGTTAACATGGTGTTCTGTCTAACACATACAGACACTACAtctcaactaaaaaataaaataaaaattgaaatgagTCAAAATTAGATTTGAAGTTCAAAGTATTggtctatttcattttcttaGATCAACATATTCACTGCAATCTTTATATGCTAGACATTGTGTAGGTAGTTAAATTATGGCatgcattaatattaaaaatgatttccaaaaagtaaaatgaaattcCAGTCATTTAAGAGAGATTTTTGCAACATGGGAAAAGATGTCAGCATACCAAATCAAAAGATCAagtgtttattttttcatctaactGTTCATGAGCAGACTTCAAATTAACATGATAGTCTACATCAAAATCAGTGTTGAGCTGCATGTAAAGTCAAAGTTTCACATTGGTGTCATGAAATGGATTGCTTGAAAATGAATTAGCATTATGCAATGTGTTATAAATGCAATTTATTATAGATTCTTTGGAGGAAATTTTTCAGATTTTTAGACACAGAAGATAGAAAGTAGATGTGTTGTACCTTGCATTAGGAGGCCACCTGCTGGCCAGGTTGGGCCTCATTGGTGGTGCCAATGGGTGCCCACCGGCAGCTGACACTACAAGAAAATGATTAGTCAGGAGGAAGCATAATTTCCTCAACTTTAGTTCTTTCttcatattctttaaaatatctAACATCTACATTGATCAATAAAGTTACTCTTGTATACAActataattttgaaaaaatattggagATAAAAAGCAGATGCTATATATTAAATTTATCTTCCTAAACTTAAGCAATTCAAACaatatgacccagctattgcccttctcggattattccctgaagaccttaaaagagtatactacaggatacagccacatcgatgttcatagcagcacaattcacaatacctagactgtggaaccaacccagatgcccttcaatagatgaatggataaaaaaaatgtggcatttatacacaatggagtattacacagcactaaaaatgacaaaatcatggaatttgcagggaaatggatggcattagagcagattatgctaagtgaagctagccaatccctaaaatacaaatgccaaatgtcttctttgatataatgagagcaactaagaacagagcagggaggaagagcaggaggaaaagattaacattaaacagagacatgaggtgggagggaaggggagagaaaagggaaatttcatggaaatggaaggagaccctcattgttatacaaaattacatataagaggttgtgaggggaatggaaaaaaaaaacaaggagagaaatgaattacagtagatggggtagagagagaagatgggaggggaggggaggggaataatagaggataggaaaggtagcagaatacaacagtcactaatatggcatcatgtaaaaatgtggatgtgtaaccgatgtgattctgcaatctgtatttggggtaaaaatgggagttcataacccacttgaatctaatgtatgaaatatgatatgtcaagagctttgtaatattttgaacaaccaataaaaacaaacaaacaaaaactatgtTTACTTATGATACAGATCTAAAGACGATGAAGTTCTCCATATATATTTAACTTTCTTTGTGCACCAGGGATACATGTGACTGATAATAGTGGTTAAAAGATATCACACCACCCCAAGCcagagtaaataaaataaaattttattttaaatgtgctATCAATTTTGCAATTATtatttttgggtgtgtgtttgcACAGGCGTGTGTGAGTTCTATATATCAGACAATGACAATGGCAATTTCTCTTCTCCCTATCCTATTGGATGCATGCTCTTGCTATATCTCATCTGTTTGTCCTGAAGTCTTCCTTACTAAGTAGAAGTTTCAGGAAGATGATTTCATGCCTGTTTCATAACTTCCCACAGATACCTTCACTTTGCACATTACTGGTCTGAACAGAGGTTGTAGTTCTTCTCCTCTAAGCTGTGGCAAGTGCATGAACTCAAGATTCCTTTCCTCACTCCAGGACTCATCCTCTGGTGCTCAGCATGCATTTCTTCATGCTGGTTTCCTGTAGTGCTTTGTGTCTCTACAAAGCtccattttaaattaattaatatataccaattaaaataaagaaatgtattcacagaatatGGCAAGAATCTGCTACAAAAACTGAAGTATCCATAGTGTGCTTCACCTATAGGGACCTTCCAAATGCTTTGAGCGGTGTCACTGAAAGCCACTGTCACTTCAGACATGTCTGGTTCTGCTGGAGCCTAGGGCTCAAGTGACTGAGAAGTTTGCATGCCAGCTTGGACTTGCCACAGAGCCCTCTCTTCTCTTTCCCACTGAGAGTCAGAAGCTTCATGGCCACCTGGTCAGTGGGCTGAAGTAGCATATCCATGCAACTAGTAGGATGTCTTGCAAATTCAGAGCAGCTCTCTACCCAGTGTGACTCCTTTCAGTTGTAGAAGAGACCAGATACAATGACTTATACTTCACATAAGAGGGCAAATCTAATGACCCAGACTATGATATCCCAGCTGTTTTCCTGATATGTGAGACCCTGagcttttattgtttttattctgtTTCTGACACACAAATTATTGTCAGCCAGCCAAGAGCAGTTCCTGCTTCTTGCTTGGTGGATCCAATCAGTATTTCACAATCGACAATTGCTAGTCCTGGAGATGGTGCAGGTTGTCAAGTCTCTGCTAAAAATCCTGATGTAAGGCTGAAATGTCGATATTTACCTGACAGGACACTGAGGGTGTGTTTTTGGTCTTACCAGGTGAAAGAAGTTTACTTCCAGTAGCCTGTACTAAATTATAGTGGGAAAAAATCAACTGCCCGTGTCAGAGAGCCCAAAAAAgtctcattattttattttccttggtGCACAGTCATGCTGGTAGAAGACTGTGTGTCTTTTCCAGATGGCTGGCAACACTTAACAGTTTCTGTGTAGCTTTGGCAGAACTTCAATGGCTTTTTCTAACTGAACCCATCTTAAGATTCACTTGGAGTCAAGGTTTGCATCCTGGCTCATGTGAGGAATGTGCTGGAAAGCTGGGTCTCTGGGGTTTCATGGTTCCATGGAGACTTGTTCCCTCAGTCAGGGCTCATGATTGTGAGTTGGTACTGATGggcggatactgaaacaaggacagcAGGAGCCAACCCAACAGAGGACAGTGTTTCTGAGGTGAGGGTGTGTGGGTGCAGCCTGTGAGTGAAGGTGGGCTCATTGACACAGCCTCCTGCTTCCCCGTGAGGATGCTGCCCAGGTGCATGGAGACACAAGGTGGATGGTACTTCTGCTGTGGCCGTGAGCTTGGCCACTGGTTTCCTGAAGTGACATGGAAAGTAGAACAGGGGATCCCACTAGGGTGACACCCACATCACTCTTCAagatgacactttttttttttttgcttgctcATAGTTAGCACCAAAAAGAAGAGAGTCAAACCAAGTGAATGGCTGTTAGACAGTAAGGAGCTCATATATGATGGTTTTAAACTTCTTGACAATGACAAATGCTCCCCACAGGTAAGAGACTACAGTTTTAGAAGAGGCTGCAGAGAAATCTGGACTTTGGGTCCATTTGAAAAGGGCCTTCATCAACTGTGGTTAGCTAGTGTGTCAGTAAGATCCTGACGTGTGCCCTGTGGACTCCTCCTTCAGACTTAAAACTAAGCAGTCATCCTGGAAATGACTACAGGCTGTCAAACCAGGAGTACTTTACTGTACTCTGTAAAGGTAATTGCAGAGCCAGTGTTCACTGTCATGTAGAGGGAAGCCTTTCCAGGGTTCTGAGACACCAAGCGGGCCCCTTCCCCAGCTGAAGTTGCAGATCACAGTTCCTTGACTGAGTGCTCTTTCTCCTGTCTGAGCTCTTTGCTTTGCTGTCCTCCTCTTTAAGACTCTGGATGCATTACGGTATTTTTACCAATTGGAGCTCTTCTTTCCTGTCACTCTTGTCATCTTATTCTTAATGTTCCTACTTTCTCCACAAAAAAGACACATGTGGTTTGATTTGACTCAGGATCTGCCTAAAACAGTCAAGCCAATATTGTGCTTGTCCATATTTCTCTTTGAGTGCCACCAAGATATACTTGTTACTAAGATTTGGCGGtgatttatttatgttcctaactgACTCCATTCAAACAGGATACAGCATTTTAGATGAAAATACCCTAAGTGCATGTGACTGcaattccatgaaacccagtaagtAAAAGCCAGAATGGAGAGGGACTGCTGAAATAGCACGTGGGCCTTCTGTAGACTTTAGCCACTGTGGTAGGCCATCCTCGCACATGATTTGAGTtagctccctggctgggtgagaggcgcttagacacagctgtgcagaactttccccacccttctccaggtctgAAGGCTTGTCCATGCAGAGGCATGTCTGTCAAATGCCCCGAAGGTCCAATCATCActcctgaccttgggatgctgcctcCCTTACTCTCCATTGGATGGTATTTTCCCcaaaatttcttgttccccaataaaagtccactaCCTGACATGTTCTCTCTCTTGCTATCCTCTTCAGTAAACCTCCCTACCACATTTGGTGGCTTGAGGATGGAGCTggttttaaaggtaattagagtcttgtctcttttatttaaaactccttagcattttctcacaatttgagccttctttcatgaagccagcATGGGTCATGGGCTAGAAGCACTTCTCCAGATTGCACAAAAATGAAGCTTAGAGAGGGACTGTGGATGCCAGTGAGCAAAATTCAAGTCTTCTATCTGGGAACCTCACAGTAAACTCATTAGTTGCAGTTTTCTACTTATGTTTAATTCAGTTTGCTGACCTTTCTACCTGAAGTTTCTCCACCTAAATACCAGCTTTGAGAAGTGAGGCCCACACTGTGCTATTAGACAATTCTAAAGAGgtattttaacaaaaataaattatttgcatttcCACAGCGACTGGTATGTAGTCCCAGCAGCTGAGAAAATGTTGCTTCCTACTCCTAGACCAGGCAGGGGTAGTTCTCAGGGATTGCTTCTTAGACTCACATCAACCCTTAAGCTATTCAGGACTGATACTGGCCTTGCATATTGCACTTTCATCATAAGAGATGTGACTAAGGTAGGATAAAAGCTCAATTGCAGTTTAAAAATCAACAATTTGACTTTTGAAAGGAAACTCTGCACCCCATCTTTTATCCTAGATCCTATACAATTCCAAGTTTAAATAAGGCTTGCTAAATTGGGGAAAAGTGACACTGATGCCCCACACACCATAAAATATTCACCCTGATGAGTAGACTGAGCTGGACACATGTTAGTTTGACAGAGCAAATCTGGACATGATGCAGGATTCTTAAGATGGAAGAACATCCTGTCTTACTGGGAATCTTATGTCCTATAGAAGTCTGTGGCCTTTCATGCCATTGCATTGGCACCAGTATCTTGAAATGAAAGTAGCAGCAATTTTACTCATAGTAAATCCACTTTTGTTGGTACATTAGAAAGGAACCTTTCTATCTTTGACTCAAGCATGATTGGCTGCTGGACCAGGTGGAGATGCAACACTTCTACTAGACTCTGCTTCTACTTCTCTGCTCAAGTTTGTgtatatctctgattttttaaatgttgaacaactatgtttgcatccataaaatTACAAAAATTAGAAGAACATCTAAAACTTTGAATTGATATTGATGTAAATATCTATCTGCACAGATGATTCAGTGAACACTGGGACACATCTGAATTGGTCACTTCCATCCCTGGTCATATTCTACACTCCAATATTCTACACTCCAGCTTTGCATCACCAGATGCACTAACAAACTGTAGGGTCCTTTAAGTTCTTACTGAGAAAGCAGAATCAAGGGGCtggtgctggggctcagtggtagaacactcaccaAGCAttagcgaggccctgggtttgatcaatCCTCacaccacgtacaaataaaggtattgtgtgcaactacaactaaaagaaatataaatatttaaagaaagaaagaaagaaagcaggatCAAAAAACCAGAGTAACTTGAGCATTTGCTCAGGAAACTCATTAgatccagtaagttggggcccatTGTGAGCTCATCAGCTGTCAGTCTGCTCCTAGGAACTGCCTCATCAAGCCATGCTGCTGAGACTTGCCCTTTGAacccaagtgtccaaactcagtacCTATGCCTTTGTCACCCCAGTCTGAGCCTTCACATGGCCACTTTCACCAAGTCAAAATGACATTACTTATCATTCTGTTTTGAATCATTTAACAGTAGACCACACTAAATCACATGCTTAGTACTACTTCTTCCATGTCCATGTCTGTAAAGGTGATATTGTCTCTTGATGcagataatttaataaataacaaGAGAAGAACCACAGAAAATAGATTAAAACAATCCCTTATTTTATATACAAAAGAAATATCTTATTAATTAGTTGCTGCTATTATCTATTTTTAACTgatgttctcttttttttctgtccTTGGGAAGTTATCTTCATGGCTTTGCATAATTTGACATCAGATATGGGATTTCATATAGTCTTTGTACCAATATTTAGTTATTTGCATCTCCTTTGCAACCAtcttttttggttaaaatatcttACAATACAAGTTAAACATTCAACGACTTTCACCAAGATGGATGTCTCTCAATAGGAATGGTgttattctatttaatttttttttctaaatttatacATTAAAGTTAAACTTAATTTACTTGTCACCTCAACTCATGTAAGATTTTGAATGCCACTCATTAGGATTCAGTAGGTTATGGTTGTAAAAGTGGAGGTCACAGAAGTCATCTGTGGTGCTCTGAAGGGCCTTCTGCTCTAACAGGGATCATTGGAGCAGGGAGACCCAGTAATCAGACACAGTGGATGGAGCCTGTGTTCTGGTTGGATACTGTTACAGCAGGTCAAGGCTTCCTGCTGATTGTCTGGGGTGCTCATTGGTCCTGACTACAAGTATTCCCTTGTCTGCAAATGTTAAGAGATTCTGTTATTcattatacacatatatttagatTTTTGTATTTTCCTAGGTAATACATATATTAATAATTTTGTCCACTTTTTCTTATTAGTGAACTGGTGAAAAAATCATTCTTAGAATTTGGAGTTTGATGCATTGCCTACAATAtgtatgaacttttttttttcttattttgttatATTAAAATTTCAAGATACTTTGACAGTGAGTATATGTCAGTTGCAATTAATAACTAGCAAAACACATACCAGTTAGGccactaaaatatttaaaaagacataACCTGTGTGAGAGGATGAAAGACTGCAAAAAGGCATTAGAGGACATGTATAGATACAGGCTTACATTACATACTTATACAAAGTTGACAGTTGAcataggggagacacttaggtcagATAATTAGTGTCTGTCATTTCATTTTATCAGACATGGCAAAGTCTTAAATGTTACAGAATTAAGTTACATGGTGGAGGCAACCATCTGAATGCTCAACTGCAACTTAGTCCCAAGGTTTGGTCCCCATCTCTGGGTCAATTATGGACATAAAAAAGACTGGCAGCCAACAAGGCCTAGGAAGGCAATTTGTCTTCCCCAGGGGATGCATTTGACTGTCAGGACACAGGGGTTGGTAACCATGGCCCTCTGTTTACTTCATGGACAAGGACTATTCTATTTTTCTATGTTCCAGAAGGAGTGAAATGCTACTATGATTCCCTCTACACTTTTGGTTATAACTTCTTTAGGATTTGATTTTTGTGTATTTCCAATGTATTTAAATTGACACAATTGTGTACCAGAGACCTTCCAGATTTATTTCACACATCACTAAATGAGATCACTAAATATGGTCAAATGATATCAGGTTGTTCTCATGATTGATTTATAAGGTTTGCATCTGTGACTTTACTTGATTGAAGTACTACAAACTATTTGGTGAATCATAAACAGATATAATCTCAAATGATTATAACATACAACTTGAATTATACTCATTAATTAAAGATGCATTTGCTAACATTATACATTTtatgaagaataaataaaaataatttcataaattaaaacaaaaattattttacaaGTTGAAGTACCCAGGACCCAATAAGGTGACATTAGAGTAAGCAGTATGACTTCTGAAGCCTAGCTATGAAGAGCATGATCTCTAATTAAGAACTTCAAACAGTGAAATAAGAATAGCACTGAAAAGCATCTTTATCATTTCCCTGAGAACAACTGTCTTCCCATTAATCTCCTCACAGCGTCCTTTACCTGTTTGTTCCTGAGACTGTAGAGGAGAGGATTCAGGAAGGGAGGAACCATGGTGTAAAAGGCAGAGAGAACCATGTCCTCGAGTGTGTCAGAGGTTGCTGAGGACCTCAGGTACACACCTGTGATGGAACTGAGGAAGATGGACACCACAAGGATGTGAGGGGTGCAGGTGGAGAAGGCCTTCCCTGGGGCTCTGGTGGGAAATTTCAGCACAGCAGAAAATATGCGAAAATATGACACGACAATAAGAAGGAAGCAACCACCACAAATGACCACAGCAGAGACAAGAATAAGGACCTTGTTGCTGGTGGTGTCAGAACAGGAGAGCCTCAGCAGAAAGGGGACATCACAGAAGAACTGATGGACCACGTTTGACTTgcagaaggacagccaaaatgtgTTCCCAGTGTGCACACCTGCATACAGCAGACCACTGAGCAATGAAGCCAGGGTCATGCGGACACAAAATTGAGGGTTCATGATGAGAGGGTACTGGAGGGGCtggcagatggccacatagcggtccCAGGCCATGATGGTGAGAAACAGAAGTTCAACACTTGCACAAAAAATGACCAGGAAGATCTGGGTTGCACAACCAGTCACTGAAATGCCAGTGAGAGAGTTGATACAGGCATTGGGGACAGTGATGGAAATGAAGCACATGTCCAGGATGGACAGGTtcctgaggaagaagtacatgggtgtgTGCAGGTTCTGGTCAGCAGTGGTGACAGTGATGATGAGAAGGTTCCCTAACAAGGTACCCAAGTAGGTCATTGGGAATACTGTGAAATAGAGGAAACTCAGATCCCAGCCATCAGGAGAGCCAAGGAGGAGAAATTCAGTTACCATGGTGGAATTATCCATTTATTGAAAATTCAGATTGACTGGGATGATAAAGAGATAAAAGTggaaagaaaacagagttaaTGAAATTACTTTATATA
This portion of the Callospermophilus lateralis isolate mCalLat2 unplaced genomic scaffold, mCalLat2.hap1 Scaffold_7599, whole genome shotgun sequence genome encodes:
- the LOC143640919 gene encoding olfactory receptor 14C36-like — translated: MDNSTMVTEFLLLGSPDGWDLSFLYFTVFPMTYLGTLLGNLLIITVTTADQNLHTPMYFFLRNLSILDMCFISITVPNACINSLTGISVTGCATQIFLVIFCASVELLFLTIMAWDRYVAICQPLQYPLIMNPQFCVRMTLASLLSGLLYAGVHTGNTFWLSFCKSNVVHQFFCDVPFLLRLSCSDTTSNKVLILVSAVVICGGCFLLIVVSYFRIFSAVLKFPTRAPGKAFSTCTPHILVVSIFLSSITGVYLRSSATSDTLEDMVLSAFYTMVPPFLNPLLYSLRNKQVKDAVRRLMGRHISLLLEHRKIEYILKF